The DNA window TTCCATCGCTGCCGACGTCAGCATAGGTGCCCATTGCTATATCGGAGCGCGCAGCCGTATCGGTGAAGGCGGGCGGCTGGCTCCCAGAGTGACGCTGTACCACGATGTCTCTATCGGTAAGCGCGTGGTGATCCAGTCCGGAGCGGTGATCGGTGGCGAGGGTTTCGGCTTCGCCAACGAGAAGGGCACCTGGCAGAAGATCGCCCAGATCGGTGGCGTGACCATCGGCGATGACGTCGAGATCGGTTCGAACACAACGATAGACCGTGGCGCGATTTCCGATACCTGCCTGGGGAACGGCGTGAAGCTGGATAACCAGATAATGATCGCCCACAACGTGCAGGTAGGGGACAATACCGCCATGGCCGGGTGTGTCGGCATTTCCGGCAGCACGCGGATCGGTCGCAACTGCATGATCGCCGGTGGTGTTGGCATGGTTGGGCATATCGATGTCTGCGACAATGTGTTCGTGACCGGCATGACCATGGTGACCCGCTCCATTTCGGAACCGGGCAGTTATTCCTCTGGTACGGCCATGCAAACGGCTTCTGATTGGAGGAAAAGTGCAGCGCGCATTCGCCAGCTCGATGACATGGCTCGTCGCTTGCAACAATTGGAAAAACGTCTGGCTGCTGTGACTTCGGGAGAAGATGCTTCTTCTGACACCTGACCCTATTTTTCGGTTGCCCGCCTGATTGGGTAGCCGCTTGCCCATGCTCTTTCTTCATATTGCATGGGCAAAGTCACCTATTACTTACAGGCTTTTTCCTGAAATGATGGATATCAACGAGATTCGCGAGTTCTTGCCACACCGTTACCCGTTCCTGCTCGTCGATCGCGTCGCGGAGCTGGATCTCGAGAGCAAGAGCATCAGCGCATACAAGAACGTCACCATCAATGAGCCGTTTTTCAATGGCCACTTCCCGCAGCACCCGATCATGCCGGGTGTCCTGATCATCGAAGCCATGGCCCAGGCTGCAGGAATCCTGGGTTTCAAGATGATGGGCGTGAAGCCCGAAGACGGCACGCTGTACTACTTCGTCGGTTCGGATAAGCTGCGTTTTCGCCAGCCAGTGGTTCCGGGTGATCAACTGATCCTCGAGGCGAAGTTCATCAGTTGCAAGCGCAGCATCTGGAAGTTCGATTGCAGGGCCACCGTGGATGGCAAGGAAGTCTGTTCGGCCGAGATCATCTGTGCGGAACGCAAACTATGAGTTTGATTGACCCACGCGCCATCATCGACCCCAGCGCCAGGTTGGCCGATGACGTCGTCGTCGGTCCCTGGTCGATCATTGGGCCCGACGTGGAAATCGGCGAGGGTACGGTGCTTGGTCCCCATGTGATCATCAAGGGACCTACCAGGATCGGTTGCCACAACCGTATCTATCAGTTCGCCTCGCTGGGCGAAGACACGCCTGATCGCAAGTACAAGGGCGAGCCGACGCGGCTGGTCATTGGTGACCACAACATCATCCGCGAAGGCGTCACCATGCACCGTGGCACCATCCAGGACCGCGATGAGACCACGGTGGGCGATCACAACCTGATCATGGCCTATGCCCATATCGGCCACGATAGCGTGGTCGGCAACCACTGCATCCTGGTCAACAATGTCGCGTTGGCCGGACATGTGCACATCGGTGATTGGGCGATCCTGTCCGGCTATACCCTGGTGCATCAGTTCTGCCACATTGGCGCGCACAGCTTCGCTGCCATGGGTTCGGCCATCGGCAAGGACGTGCCTGCCTATGTGACGGTGTCAGGTAACCCTGCCGAGGCCCGCAGCATGAACTTCGAAGGCATGCGCCGCCGTGGTTTCTCGGCCGAGGTCATGCATGCCCTACGCAATGCCTATCGGACCGTCTACCGCCGCGGGTTGACCGTCGAAGCGGCACTGGAAGAGCTGGCCGGAGATGCCAGCGACTTCCCCGAGGTCGCCTTGTTCCGCGAGACCATTCTGAATTCGACCCGAGGCATTACGCGCTGATGGCCAAGGTGCTCCGTATCGCCCTGGTGGCGGGGGAGTCTTCCGGTGACATTCTCGGTGCGGGCCTGATGGAAGCGCTCAGGGCGCGCCATGGCGCTGTGGAGTTCATTGGCGTCGGTGGGCCTCGTATGGAAGCTCTGGGTATGACTTCCTATTTCCCCCAGGAACGCCTGGCCGTCATGGGGTTGGTCGAGGTTCTCGGGCGCCTGCCCGAACTGCTGCGCCGTCGCCGTCACTTGTTGAAGTCCCTGGTGGCCGCGAAGCCGGATGTCTTCATCGGTATCGATGCTCCCGACTTCAATCTCGACCTCGAACTGAAACTGCGCAATGTCGGTATTCGCACTGTGCATTACGTCAGCCCATCCGTCTGGGCCTGGCGGCAGAAGCGCGTGTTGAAGATTCGCCGTGCCTGCGACCTGATGTTGACGCTGTTCCCGTTCGAAGCGCGTTTTTATGACGAGCATGACGTCAAGGTGCGTTTCGTCGGGCATCCGCTGGCCGACACCATCCCGCTCGAAGCCGATCGCAACGCTGCCAGGCTCGCGCTGGGATTGCCGCAGCAAGGCAATGTGGTGGCCCTGATGCCGGGTAGCCGCGGTGGGGAGGTTGCGCGCCTGGGTGGGTTGTTCCTTGCCGCAGCGGAGCGTTTGAAGGCGTTGCGTCCTGGCGTGCATTTCGTCATGCCTTGCGCCAGCCCGGCGCGACGGGTGGAACTGGAGCGCATGCTGGTGGCGCGCGACCTCCCGCTGACACTGCTCGACGGGCGTTCCCACGAGGCGCTTGCCGCCTGTGATGCGGTGCTGATCGCTTCGGGGACGGCAACCCTCGAAGCGTTGCTCTACAAGCGTCCGATGGTGGTCGCCTACAACGTGGCGCCACTGACCTATCGAATCCTCAAACGCCTGGTGAAAAGCCCGTATATCTCCCTGCCGAACCTGCTGGCACAGCGCATGCTGGTGCCGGAGTTGATTCAGGATGCGGCAACGCCCGAAGCCCTGGCGCAGTCCCTGTCGCCGTTGCTGGAACATGGTGAAGTGCAGACTGAAGGATTCGATCGTATACACCGCCTGTTGCGTTGCGGTGCTTCCGAGCAGGCTGCGGAAGCCGTGCTGGAACTGATTGGGGCGAGTGATGCAGCTCGGTCTTGATTTTTCCCTGGTGGAGGCATTGGTTGCCGGAGTCGATGAAGTGGGCCGTGGTCCTCTGTGCGGCCCGGTCGTCACGGCGGCGGTGATACTGGACCCGGCGCGGCCCATTCTCGGCCTCAACGACTCGAAGAAGCTGACCGAGGCGCGTCGTGAGCTTCTGTTCGACGAGATTCGTGAAAAAGCCCTGGCCTGGTGCATTGCTCGCGCCGATGTGGAAGAGATCGACCGGTTGAATATCCTGCATGCGACCATGCTGGCCATGCAGCGCGCAGTCGAAGGATTGGCGGTAACACCCAGGTTGGCGCTGATCGATGGCAATCGCTGCCCAAAGCTGTCGGTGCCTTGTGCGCCAGTGGTCAAGGGCGATAGCCAGGTGCCGGCGATTGCTGCCGCATCGATCCTGGCGAAGGTCAGCCGCGACCGTGAAATGCGCGAACTGGATAGGCTCTACCCCGGCTACGGTCTGGCAGGGCACAAGGGCTATCCGACACCTTCGCACCTGGCCAGCCTGCAAGCGCTCGGTGTCACGCCCATTTATCGTCGTTCGTTCGCACCGGTACGCCGCTTGCTGGATGAGACGGCGGCATTCAGCGCCGAGCCTGACCGGCTCTAATCGCCTGGCCAAACGGCCAGCGATCCTTCCATGACCGAGCGACGATACCTGCATGGCACTTTGCCAATACTGCGGGCGGGGTGATAATGCGCCGGTGGTTTTCATCGATACCGTCTACGGTCTCGATTTGCCCGGCGTGAGCCGCGTTTCCGCCAGTTCGCTTTGCTGCTCGCGGCGCGTCGGACGCTTGTGGTGTGTGAGGCGTTGAACAGCTTCCTGGCCAGTCTTTCGTATTACAGAGCAGGGGTCGGAATGTTGCCGTGGCGTGTTTCATGGTGTGGTCGCGCCGAGGCGCGAGGTCGCCCGCTCCGTTCTGTGATCGGGCGCGTCGGCTATTGGCTGGTGATTGTTTGCCTGTCATGGGCGACACCGGCTGTCGCCCATGAGCCGCTCACCCTCCAATTGCGCTGGATGCACCAATTCCAGTTCGCAGGTTATTACGCGGCGCTGCACAAGGGCTTCTATCGGGACGAGGGCCTTGAGGTCGTCTTCCGCGAGGGCGGGCCGGGTATCGCGCCTGTCGATGAGGTCGTGGCCGGACGCGCGGATTTCGGGGTTTCCAATGCAGGGTTGGTGAATGCCTATCTGAATGGCAAGCCGGTGCTGATGCTGGCACCGATCTTTCAGCACTCGCCCAGTGTGCTGCTGATTCGTGGCGAAGGGTATCGCACACCGAGCGACCTGGCCGGGAGCGGCTCCATTCTCCTGCTGGGCAGCGATGAAGATGTCGAGCTGAAGGCGATGTTCATCAATGAGGGCATTGCCCTGGATCGCCTCGGGCTGGTCACGGCGGGGCGGCATCTGGACGATCTGATCGACGGCAAGGTCCTGGCGCTCAACGCCTACCTGTCCAATGAGCCGTACATGCTGGAGAGCCGCAACATCCCTTTCAGCCTGCTGCGGCCGCAGCACTACGGGATGGATTTCTACTCCGACCTTCTCTTCACCAGCCAGAAGATGGCGCGCCGCTCGCCTGCGCAGGTGGCGGCATTCCGGCGTGCCAGCCTCAAGGGGTGGGAGTATGCCCTCGATCATCCCGACGAACTGATCGATATCATCCTCGACCACTACAACACGCAATCCAAGACGCGGGAGCATTTGGTCTTCGAGGCGCGAATGCTGCGCCAGCTGATCGCCCCCGACCTGGTGCAGATCGGCCACAGCAACCCGGGGCGTTGGGAGCATATCGCCAAGACCTTCTCCAGGTTCGGCATGGCCAGCCGGGAGCGGCGCCTGGCCGAGTTCTTCTACCAGCCGGAGCGACCGGTCGATTACCGCTGGCTGAAGATACTGGCCGCGTTGTGTGCCTTGGGGGCGCTGTCGCTGGGGTTCCGTGGCGTGCTGCTGGGGCGCGCCAATCGGCGTCTGAGCGATGAGGTTCACGCGCGCAAAGCGGCTCAGGCTGAACTGTCCGAGGCTCACGACAAGCTGGCCCGCTTCAACGGCATCATCAACGAGCACGTGATGATCACCCGCACCGACTGCCAGGGGCGGATCGTCGAAGTGACGGATGCATTCTGCCGACAAACCGGCTTTGCGCGTGAGCATCTGCTCGGGCTGGAGCTTTCGGCGCTGTTCGAGCCGCGGGGTGGAAAGGCGGAGCCGATGCATCAGGTCCTGGCCAATGGCGGCCTCTGGCAGGGCGAACTGCGGACTCGCTGTCTCGATGGATCATTCTTCTGGGCCGATGTGACGATCAATCCGCTGCGGGACGAACAGGGTGCCTTGCTGGAGGCGACGGCATTCCATGTGGATGTTTCCGCCCGCAAGTTGATCGAGCAGATTTCCCGCAAGGATGACCTGACGGGGCTGCTCAACCGACGTACCTTCCTGGCGGAAGCCGAGCGTGCCGTGGCGGAAACGTGCGCGCCCTATATCGCCATGGCCATGCTCGATGCCGACTTCTTCAAGCGCATCAACGACACCTGGGGGCATCTGGTCGGAGATCGCGTTCTGCGCGCCATTGCCCAGGAAATACTCGTGTTGCAGGAGGGCGGTAGCCTGGTCGGGCGTTTTGGCGGCGAAGAGTTCGTCGCGATCTTTCAGGTCGAGGCCCTGGATGAGCCGCTTTCCGCCTTGAGTGCCTTGATGGAGCGCGTTCGCAACCTGCGCTTTGCCGACGGCGATGGGCAAGTGAGCCTGACGATCAGTGTCGGCCTGGCAATCTGCCGTGCCGAGGCCGCCGTTCTGGAGGCGCTGCTCAGCCGGGCGGACAACGCGCTCTACCAGGCCAAGTACGAAGGGCGCGACCGCCTGTGCGTCGAGCATGACCTGGGCGTCTCTTTTCCGAGCACCGTGGACTGAGCAAGGGGTTGTGGCCGGTTGGCCGTGAGTGGGATGAATCTCGCCTGAGCGGGGGAGGTATCCGCTACAATGCCACGTTCGTTTTCGTGGTCATCTTCAAGGCTCGCTCATGTCCGTTCCCTTCGTTCACCTCCGCCTGCATACCGAGTTTTCCCTGGTCGATGGGCTGGTGCGGGTCAAGCCGCTGATCAAGGCGCTGGCTGCATCGGGCATGCCCGCCGTGGCGGTTACCGACCAGAGCAACATGTGCTCGCTGGTCAAGTTCTACAAGGCTGCCATGGGCGGTGGGATCAAGCCGATCTGCGGTGCCGACATCTGGCTGGCCAGCCGCCAGGAAGATGGTCCGCTGAGCCGGATGACGTTGCTGGTGATGGACTCCAAGGGGTATCGCAACCTGACGGAACTGGTCTCGCGTGGCTGGAGCGAAGGGCAGAGCAACGAAATGGTGATCATCCAGCCCGACTGGGTGAAGGAGGCCGCCGAAGGCCTGATTGCCCTGTCCGGTGCCAAGGAGGGCGAGATCGGCCATGCCTTGCTGGCGGGAGAGTCGGCGCTGGCGCAAAGCCTGCTGGAAGAGTGGCGGCAGGTGTTCGGCGATCGCTTCTACCTGGAGGTGCAGCGCACCAACCGGGTGAACGACGAGGAATACCTGCATGCGGCCGTGCAACTGGCTGACAGTTTCGGTGTGCCGCTGGTGGCGACCAACGATGTGCGCTTCCTGCGCCAGGAAGACTTCGAGGCACACGAAACCCGCGTCTGCATTGGCGAAAGCCGTATCCTCGATGATGCACGGCGTCCACGCAATTACTCGGACCAGCAATACCTGAAAAGCCCGCAGGAGATGGCCGAGCTGTTCAGCGACCTGCCGGAAGCGCTGGAAAACACAGTCGAGATCGCGCGCCGTTGCAATATCGAGGTGCAACTGGGCAAGTACTTCCTGCCGGACTTTCCGACGCCCAACGGCATGGGGATCGACGATTACCTTCGGCATGCCTCCTTCGAGGGGCTGGAGGAGCGCCTGTCGGTATTGCTGCCCAGGGACACGCCTGACTACGATGCGAAACGGCAGGTCTATGTCGATCGGCTGAATTTCGAGCTGGATATCATCATCCAGATGGGATTCCCCGGTTACTTCCTGATCGTCATGGACTTCATCAAGTGGGCCAAGAACAACGGCGTGCCGGTCGGTCCGGGCCGTGGCTCGGGTGCCGGCAGCCTGGTGGCCTACGTGCTGAAGATCACCGACCTCGATCCCCTGGCCTACGACCTGCTGTTCGAACGCTTCCTCAACCCGGAACGGATTTCCATGCCCGACTTCGACGTCGACTTCTGCATGGATGGGCGCGACCGGGTCATCGACTATGTGGCCGAGGCCTACGGGCGCAATGCGGTCAGCCAGATCATCACCTTCGGCACCATGGCGGCCAAGGCGGTGGTGCGTGACGTAGCGAGGGTGCAGGGCAAGTCCTACGGTCTGGCCGACCGACTGTCGAAGATGATCCCCTTCGAAGTGGGCATGACCCTGGATAAAGCCTACGAGATGGAAGAACCGCTGCGCGATTTCCTCAAGAACGACGAGGAAGCGGCGGAAATCTGGGAGATGTCGCTCAAGCTCGAAGGCATCGTCCGGGGCACTGGCAAGCACGCCGGTGGCGTGGTGATCGCGCCGACCAAGCTGACTGACTTCTCGCCCATCGCCTGTGACGAGGAGGGCGCTGGCCTGGTGACGCAGTTCGACAAGGACGATGTCGAGCAGGCCGGTCTGGTGAAGTTCGACTTCCTTGGCCTGCGCACCCTGACCATCATCAAGTGGGCGATGGAGACCATCCACCATATCCAGAAGCGCGATGGTGCCTCGGATGAGGAACTGGTCAACATCGACTTCATTCCGCTGGACGACAAGAAAACCTACGACATGCTGCAGAAGGCGGAGACCACCGCGGTCTTCCAGCTCGAGTCGCGCGGTATGAAGGAGCTGATCAAGAAGCTCAAGCCCGACTGCCTGGAGGACATGATCGCTCTGGTGGCGCTGTTCCGGCCCGGTCCGCTGCAATCGGGCATGGTGGATGACTTCATCAACCGCAAGCACGGTCGTGCTGAGTTGTCCTACCCGCACCCGGACTACCAGTACGCCGGCCTGGAGCCAGTGCTGAAACCGACCTACGGCATCATCCTGTATCAGGAGCAGGTGATGCAGATTGCCCAGGTGATGGCCGGCTACACCCTGGGGGGCGCGGACATGCTGCGCCGTGCCATGGGCAAGAAGAAGCCGGAGGAAATGGCCAAACAGCGCGGCGGCTTCATCGAGGGTTGTGCGAACAACAACATCGACGCCGAGCTGGCGGGCAACATCTTCGATCTGGTGGAGAAGTTCGCGGGCTACGGCTTCAACAAGTCTCACTCCGCGGCCTATGGCCTGGTGTCCTACCAGACCGCCTGGCTCAAGGCCCACTATCCATCGCCGTTCATGGCGGCGGTGCTGTCGGCGGATATGCACAACACCGACAAGGTGGTCACGCTGATCGAAGAGTGCCGCAGCATGAAGCTGCGCATCGACGCGCCTTGCGTGAACACCTCGGAATTCAAGTTCACCGTCAATGACGATGGTCGGATCGTCTATGGGCTCGGGGCGATCAAGGGTGTCGGCGAGGGGCCGGTGGAGGCCATCGTCGAGGCGCGCCAGGGTGAGCCGTTCAAGGACCTGTTCGATTTCTGTGCGCGTATCGACCTCAAGCGGGTCAACAAGCGCACCCTGGAAGCCCTGGTTCGTGGCGGTGCGCTGGACCGCCTGGGGCCGTGCTTCTTCGATGAGCCCAAGGCCTACCAGGCCAACCTGGACCAGAACCGTGCGATTCTCCTGGCTGCGGTGGAAGAGGCGGTGCAGGCCGCGGAGCAGACGGCACGCAGCCAGGAAAGTGGGCACATGGACCTGTTCGGCGGACTGTTCAGCGAGCCGGAGGCGGATGTCTACGCCAACCACCGCAAGGTGCGTGAACTGTCGATGAAGGAGCGCCTGAAGGGCGAGAAGGACACCCTGGGCCTCTACCTGACCGGTCACCCTATCGACGAGTATGAAGGCGAGGTCCGCCGTTTCGCACGGCAACGTATCGTCGACCTGCGCCCGGCACGAGACACCCAGACCATTGCCGGTCTGATCGTCAACCTGCGGGTGATGAAGAACAAGAAAGGCGACAAGATGGGCTTCATTACCCTGGACGACCGCTCCGGGCGTATCGAGGCTTCGTTGTTCGCCGACGCCTTCTCCAGTGCCCAGGCGCTGTTGCAGACGGATGCGCTGGTGGTGGTGGAGGGTGAGGTCAGCAACGATGACTTCTCCGGCGGCCTGCGCCTGCGTGCCAAGCGTGTGATGAGCCTGGAAGAAGCGCGCACCGGGCTGGCGGAAAGCCTGCGCCTGCGTTTGAGCAGCGATGTGCTCAAGGGCGACCGGATACGCTGGCTGGCCGAGGTCTGTGGGCGGCACCGTGGTGCCTGCCCGGTCACGCTGGATTACCTGGGTGATGACGCCAGGGCGTTGTTGCAGTTCGGCGAGCGCTGGCGGATCGATCCCGCCGACAATTTGATTCAGGCATTGCGTGACCAGTTCGGACGCGACAACGTCTTCCTGCAATACCGGTGATTCCCGAGAGGGCGCACCACTGAGAGCCTGCCCACGAGATCGCAGGCAGGCTCTGACGTCGACACCTGGCCAGACGGCTGCTAGGCGGTTTTCCGCATTTTGAGCCTCCAGCGTTTTTTCGCCCCGGGTGTCGACCTGAATGCCTCCTTCCCGTAAGGTATGGCGCACAAAAAACGGAACAGCTCCCCGGCCTTTGTGGCCGTCGACGCATGACGGATACCTAATGAACCCGAATTTTCTCGATTTCGAACAGCCGATTGCCGACCTGCAAGCCAAGATCGAAGAGCTGCGACTGGTTGGCAATGACAACTCACTGAACATCGGCGATGAGATCGCCCGCCTGCAGGACAAGAGCGAGTCGCTCACTGCAAGCATCTTCAGCAATCTGAGCAGCTGGCAGATCGCGCGTCTGGCGCGCCACCCGCAGCGCCCCTACACGCTGGACTACATCAGCAACCTGTTCACCGAGTTCGAAGAACTGCACGGTGACCGCCACTTCTCCGATGATGCCGCCATCGTCGGTGGTGTGGCCCGTCTCGACGGCCAGCCGGTCATGGTCATCGGTCACCAGAAAGGCCGCGAAGTGCGTGAGAAGGTTCGCCGCAACTTCGGCATGCCGCGTCCCGAGGGCTACCGCAAGGCGTGCCGCCTGATGGAAATGGCTGAACGTTTCCGCATGCCGATCCTGACCTTCATCGACACCCCTGGCGCCTATCCTGGCATCGATGCCGAAGAGCGTAACCAGAGCGAGGCCATCGCCTGGAACCTGCGCGTCATGTCCCGTCTGAAGACGCCGATCATCGCGACCGTGATCGGTGAGGGTGGTTCGGGTGGCGCGCTGGCCATCGGTGTGAGCGACCGTCTGAATATGCTGCAGTATTCCACCTACGCGGTGATCTCTCCGGAAGGCTGTGCCTCGATCCTCTGGCGCACAGCGGAAAAAGCCCCGGAAGCGGCCGAAGCCATGGGCGTTACTGCGGCTCGCCTGAAGGATCTGGGTATCGTCGATCGCATTATCAGCGAGCCATTGGGTGGCGCACACCGTAACCCGCAAGCCATCGCCGAGAGCATTCGCGATGTGTTGACCGAGCAACTGGATGCGCTCCGGACGCTCGACACCGAGATCCTGCTGGCTCAGCGCTATGAGCGCCTGATGAGCTTCGGCGTTCAGTAATACCTCCCCTCGGCGCCGTGTTTCGTTATCTGAAGCATGGCGCCGTTCGCTTATCCGGCGCAGCCGCGCGCCATCCCCAGCACGCTGGATGCCGATGTGGCTTTCGACGTGTGCGTCTGCATGCGATCCTGAGTGGAATTCTGGCCGTTGAACGTGCACGCCATGGATGATCAGGCTTTCGAAGCCCTGTTGCTTGCCGCCCTCGAACCATGGACCTCATCCGGGCGGGTATGGGTCGCTTTTTCCGGCGGCCTGGATTCGACTGTGCTGCTGCATGCTGTCGCCACCCTGGCGACTCGCCGCCCCTTGCCTGAAGTACGCGCCGTACACGTTCATCATGGATTGCAAGCGGTCGCGGATGCGTGGGTCGGGCACTGCCAGGCCGTCTGTGACGCATTGCAGGTCGAGCTGAGCGTGCGGCGGGTGCAGGTCGATGGCGGCAGCAGTCTGGAGCGCGCGGCGCGTGA is part of the Pseudomonas sp. ABC1 genome and encodes:
- the lpxD gene encoding UDP-3-O-(3-hydroxymyristoyl)glucosamine N-acyltransferase, which gives rise to MMSVSSYTLGQLAELLGAKLQGAADQVISGIATLQDAHEGQLSFLANAQYRKYLEQTGASAVLLTEKDAEGYAGAALLVDNPYLAYAQASHLFETRPVSVPGVHPTAVIADDASVHESASVGAYAVVEAGVSIAADVSIGAHCYIGARSRIGEGGRLAPRVTLYHDVSIGKRVVIQSGAVIGGEGFGFANEKGTWQKIAQIGGVTIGDDVEIGSNTTIDRGAISDTCLGNGVKLDNQIMIAHNVQVGDNTAMAGCVGISGSTRIGRNCMIAGGVGMVGHIDVCDNVFVTGMTMVTRSISEPGSYSSGTAMQTASDWRKSAARIRQLDDMARRLQQLEKRLAAVTSGEDASSDT
- a CDS encoding acetyl-CoA carboxylase carboxyltransferase subunit alpha gives rise to the protein MNPNFLDFEQPIADLQAKIEELRLVGNDNSLNIGDEIARLQDKSESLTASIFSNLSSWQIARLARHPQRPYTLDYISNLFTEFEELHGDRHFSDDAAIVGGVARLDGQPVMVIGHQKGREVREKVRRNFGMPRPEGYRKACRLMEMAERFRMPILTFIDTPGAYPGIDAEERNQSEAIAWNLRVMSRLKTPIIATVIGEGGSGGALAIGVSDRLNMLQYSTYAVISPEGCASILWRTAEKAPEAAEAMGVTAARLKDLGIVDRIISEPLGGAHRNPQAIAESIRDVLTEQLDALRTLDTEILLAQRYERLMSFGVQ
- the lpxA gene encoding acyl-ACP--UDP-N-acetylglucosamine O-acyltransferase; amino-acid sequence: MSLIDPRAIIDPSARLADDVVVGPWSIIGPDVEIGEGTVLGPHVIIKGPTRIGCHNRIYQFASLGEDTPDRKYKGEPTRLVIGDHNIIREGVTMHRGTIQDRDETTVGDHNLIMAYAHIGHDSVVGNHCILVNNVALAGHVHIGDWAILSGYTLVHQFCHIGAHSFAAMGSAIGKDVPAYVTVSGNPAEARSMNFEGMRRRGFSAEVMHALRNAYRTVYRRGLTVEAALEELAGDASDFPEVALFRETILNSTRGITR
- the fabZ gene encoding 3-hydroxyacyl-ACP dehydratase FabZ, coding for MMDINEIREFLPHRYPFLLVDRVAELDLESKSISAYKNVTINEPFFNGHFPQHPIMPGVLIIEAMAQAAGILGFKMMGVKPEDGTLYYFVGSDKLRFRQPVVPGDQLILEAKFISCKRSIWKFDCRATVDGKEVCSAEIICAERKL
- the lpxB gene encoding lipid-A-disaccharide synthase, with the protein product MAKVLRIALVAGESSGDILGAGLMEALRARHGAVEFIGVGGPRMEALGMTSYFPQERLAVMGLVEVLGRLPELLRRRRHLLKSLVAAKPDVFIGIDAPDFNLDLELKLRNVGIRTVHYVSPSVWAWRQKRVLKIRRACDLMLTLFPFEARFYDEHDVKVRFVGHPLADTIPLEADRNAARLALGLPQQGNVVALMPGSRGGEVARLGGLFLAAAERLKALRPGVHFVMPCASPARRVELERMLVARDLPLTLLDGRSHEALAACDAVLIASGTATLEALLYKRPMVVAYNVAPLTYRILKRLVKSPYISLPNLLAQRMLVPELIQDAATPEALAQSLSPLLEHGEVQTEGFDRIHRLLRCGASEQAAEAVLELIGASDAARS
- the dnaE gene encoding DNA polymerase III subunit alpha codes for the protein MSVPFVHLRLHTEFSLVDGLVRVKPLIKALAASGMPAVAVTDQSNMCSLVKFYKAAMGGGIKPICGADIWLASRQEDGPLSRMTLLVMDSKGYRNLTELVSRGWSEGQSNEMVIIQPDWVKEAAEGLIALSGAKEGEIGHALLAGESALAQSLLEEWRQVFGDRFYLEVQRTNRVNDEEYLHAAVQLADSFGVPLVATNDVRFLRQEDFEAHETRVCIGESRILDDARRPRNYSDQQYLKSPQEMAELFSDLPEALENTVEIARRCNIEVQLGKYFLPDFPTPNGMGIDDYLRHASFEGLEERLSVLLPRDTPDYDAKRQVYVDRLNFELDIIIQMGFPGYFLIVMDFIKWAKNNGVPVGPGRGSGAGSLVAYVLKITDLDPLAYDLLFERFLNPERISMPDFDVDFCMDGRDRVIDYVAEAYGRNAVSQIITFGTMAAKAVVRDVARVQGKSYGLADRLSKMIPFEVGMTLDKAYEMEEPLRDFLKNDEEAAEIWEMSLKLEGIVRGTGKHAGGVVIAPTKLTDFSPIACDEEGAGLVTQFDKDDVEQAGLVKFDFLGLRTLTIIKWAMETIHHIQKRDGASDEELVNIDFIPLDDKKTYDMLQKAETTAVFQLESRGMKELIKKLKPDCLEDMIALVALFRPGPLQSGMVDDFINRKHGRAELSYPHPDYQYAGLEPVLKPTYGIILYQEQVMQIAQVMAGYTLGGADMLRRAMGKKKPEEMAKQRGGFIEGCANNNIDAELAGNIFDLVEKFAGYGFNKSHSAAYGLVSYQTAWLKAHYPSPFMAAVLSADMHNTDKVVTLIEECRSMKLRIDAPCVNTSEFKFTVNDDGRIVYGLGAIKGVGEGPVEAIVEARQGEPFKDLFDFCARIDLKRVNKRTLEALVRGGALDRLGPCFFDEPKAYQANLDQNRAILLAAVEEAVQAAEQTARSQESGHMDLFGGLFSEPEADVYANHRKVRELSMKERLKGEKDTLGLYLTGHPIDEYEGEVRRFARQRIVDLRPARDTQTIAGLIVNLRVMKNKKGDKMGFITLDDRSGRIEASLFADAFSSAQALLQTDALVVVEGEVSNDDFSGGLRLRAKRVMSLEEARTGLAESLRLRLSSDVLKGDRIRWLAEVCGRHRGACPVTLDYLGDDARALLQFGERWRIDPADNLIQALRDQFGRDNVFLQYR
- the rnhB gene encoding ribonuclease HII, with translation MQLGLDFSLVEALVAGVDEVGRGPLCGPVVTAAVILDPARPILGLNDSKKLTEARRELLFDEIREKALAWCIARADVEEIDRLNILHATMLAMQRAVEGLAVTPRLALIDGNRCPKLSVPCAPVVKGDSQVPAIAAASILAKVSRDREMRELDRLYPGYGLAGHKGYPTPSHLASLQALGVTPIYRRSFAPVRRLLDETAAFSAEPDRL
- a CDS encoding ABC transporter substrate-binding protein, whose amino-acid sequence is MIGRVGYWLVIVCLSWATPAVAHEPLTLQLRWMHQFQFAGYYAALHKGFYRDEGLEVVFREGGPGIAPVDEVVAGRADFGVSNAGLVNAYLNGKPVLMLAPIFQHSPSVLLIRGEGYRTPSDLAGSGSILLLGSDEDVELKAMFINEGIALDRLGLVTAGRHLDDLIDGKVLALNAYLSNEPYMLESRNIPFSLLRPQHYGMDFYSDLLFTSQKMARRSPAQVAAFRRASLKGWEYALDHPDELIDIILDHYNTQSKTREHLVFEARMLRQLIAPDLVQIGHSNPGRWEHIAKTFSRFGMASRERRLAEFFYQPERPVDYRWLKILAALCALGALSLGFRGVLLGRANRRLSDEVHARKAAQAELSEAHDKLARFNGIINEHVMITRTDCQGRIVEVTDAFCRQTGFAREHLLGLELSALFEPRGGKAEPMHQVLANGGLWQGELRTRCLDGSFFWADVTINPLRDEQGALLEATAFHVDVSARKLIEQISRKDDLTGLLNRRTFLAEAERAVAETCAPYIAMAMLDADFFKRINDTWGHLVGDRVLRAIAQEILVLQEGGSLVGRFGGEEFVAIFQVEALDEPLSALSALMERVRNLRFADGDGQVSLTISVGLAICRAEAAVLEALLSRADNALYQAKYEGRDRLCVEHDLGVSFPSTVD